One window from the genome of Kiloniellales bacterium encodes:
- the ccmA gene encoding heme ABC exporter ATP-binding protein CcmA — protein MSLFEGRELACDRGGRRVFECLDFALEPGGVLLLDGPNGSGKSSLLRLMAGLLAPSEGELLWEQRPTRADEQRSRVQFLGHLDAVKPVLSARENLEYWTGLRGGAEEAGAEPVERALDLFGLAAQTDVPGRLLSAGQKRRLALARLLTAPAGLWLLDEPGVGLDRDSLERLGRAVARHREGGGCVVAATHMALPFGPAETLSLDRFAPRRAVEFLW, from the coding sequence ATGAGCCTCTTCGAAGGACGCGAACTCGCGTGTGACCGCGGCGGCCGGCGGGTCTTCGAGTGCCTCGACTTCGCGCTCGAGCCCGGCGGCGTGCTGCTGCTCGACGGCCCGAACGGCAGCGGCAAGTCGAGCTTGTTGCGGCTCATGGCCGGCCTGCTCGCGCCGAGCGAGGGGGAGTTGCTGTGGGAGCAGCGGCCGACCCGGGCCGACGAGCAACGGTCGCGGGTCCAGTTCCTCGGCCATCTCGACGCGGTCAAGCCGGTGCTCAGCGCGCGCGAGAACCTGGAGTACTGGACCGGCCTGCGCGGCGGCGCGGAGGAGGCAGGCGCCGAGCCGGTCGAGCGGGCGCTCGACCTCTTCGGCCTTGCCGCCCAGACCGACGTCCCCGGCCGGCTCCTGTCGGCCGGTCAGAAGCGCCGGCTCGCCCTGGCGCGCCTGCTGACCGCGCCCGCCGGGCTTTGGCTGCTCGACGAGCCCGGGGTCGGCCTCGATCGCGACTCGCTCGAGCGTTTGGGCCGGGCGGTCGCCCGGCACCGCGAAGGCGGCGGCTGCGTCGTCGCCGCGACCCACATGGCGCTGCCGTTCGGCCCGGCGGAGACCCTCTCGCTGGACCGTTTCGCGCCGCGCCGCGCCGTGGAGTTCCTCTGGTGA